From a single Labrenzia sp. PHM005 genomic region:
- a CDS encoding S9 family peptidase → MTVQPTEEQLATLKAVARMYVSIDGERAPILETPNDYGMEYEDITFTAEDGTKLAAWFIPAAGSDKLIICNHPATLNRYGFPGHMKPWSDFQDVEVKFGKVHKALHDAGYNVLAYDLRNHGESESAPDNAWGQGFSDEYKDVLAAFDYAKSQDTLKDMKIGLFNPCAGGGAAIHAMSEAPQYFEDVKAFVCAQPASINIMSKVALDGLGLGEFFDIFAQEVEALRGIPLKEMSPHKFAQNITMPTYIVQNKDDVWTIPDDVQTTFDLIPGEDKKLHWIEDGDTRRFIGYNFFGDHPETMIEFFDKYVK, encoded by the coding sequence ATGACCGTTCAACCAACCGAAGAGCAATTGGCAACCCTCAAAGCAGTTGCGCGTATGTATGTGTCCATTGACGGAGAGCGCGCACCGATTTTGGAGACACCGAATGACTATGGGATGGAGTACGAAGATATCACTTTCACTGCCGAGGATGGCACTAAGCTAGCCGCCTGGTTCATTCCGGCTGCCGGATCTGACAAGCTGATCATATGCAACCATCCGGCCACCCTCAATCGCTATGGTTTTCCGGGTCATATGAAGCCGTGGAGCGATTTTCAGGATGTTGAAGTGAAGTTTGGCAAGGTTCACAAAGCTTTGCATGACGCCGGATACAACGTTCTTGCCTACGATCTGCGGAACCACGGTGAAAGCGAGTCCGCACCGGACAACGCCTGGGGACAAGGCTTCTCTGACGAGTATAAAGATGTTCTTGCGGCTTTTGATTACGCCAAATCTCAAGACACGCTTAAAGACATGAAAATCGGCCTGTTCAATCCGTGCGCAGGTGGCGGCGCCGCAATCCACGCAATGAGTGAGGCCCCCCAATACTTCGAAGATGTGAAGGCTTTTGTCTGCGCCCAGCCCGCGTCGATCAACATCATGTCCAAAGTGGCATTGGATGGCTTGGGTTTGGGTGAGTTCTTTGACATTTTTGCGCAAGAAGTTGAAGCACTCCGCGGCATTCCCCTAAAGGAAATGTCTCCTCATAAGTTCGCCCAAAATATCACCATGCCAACCTACATCGTTCAGAACAAGGACGATGTATGGACCATTCCAGATGATGTTCAAACGACCTTCGATCTGATCCCAGGCGAAGACAAGAAACTGCACTGGATCGAAGACGGGGATACCCGTCGCTTCATCGGCTACAACTTCTTCGGCGATCATCCTGAAACCATGATCGAGTTCTTCGACAAATACGTGAAGTAG
- a CDS encoding AraC family transcriptional regulator, producing the protein MPTPDRIKTPDTFWNALESLSINRAALLRDAKLPPSVFSPEGRMNTKQLFALWEALQTLGGDDIGLALTETMHGASLPPSFLVAFHAKNVGEALHRIARFKALCAPEEFRVTVEDDGCTVTSTWTYAEQVEPDALTDATFTFLVNMVRAGTEQTISPREIALRRSRSERLEAWFDCPIAWNAPHTRITFKKADLEIPFTSYNRELLAMLDAALDADLNKAENTTSLTDQVRWHLRRALTAGRPELRSIARDMAISERSLQRHLRHEGHSFKSLLSDTRHQLAREYLDEPGFDISEIAYLLGYEDQGSFYRAFQKWESQTPAEWRSRLTDNPDKVPIRN; encoded by the coding sequence ATGCCAACTCCCGACCGAATAAAGACGCCAGACACCTTTTGGAACGCTCTTGAGAGCCTGTCGATCAACCGCGCTGCGCTTTTGCGAGACGCAAAGCTACCGCCGAGCGTATTCTCACCAGAAGGGCGAATGAATACGAAGCAACTGTTTGCATTGTGGGAGGCACTCCAAACCCTCGGCGGTGATGACATTGGCCTCGCTCTCACGGAAACGATGCACGGAGCGAGTCTACCGCCATCTTTCCTTGTCGCATTTCATGCCAAGAATGTTGGAGAGGCTTTGCACCGTATCGCACGGTTCAAAGCGCTCTGCGCTCCTGAAGAGTTTCGGGTGACTGTCGAGGACGACGGGTGCACCGTGACTTCAACTTGGACCTATGCAGAGCAGGTAGAACCCGACGCGCTCACAGATGCGACCTTTACATTTCTTGTGAACATGGTCCGTGCAGGAACTGAACAAACAATATCTCCGAGAGAAATCGCGTTACGTCGGAGCCGAAGCGAACGGCTGGAGGCCTGGTTCGATTGCCCGATTGCGTGGAATGCTCCGCACACCCGAATTACCTTCAAAAAAGCTGATCTGGAGATACCCTTCACCAGCTACAACAGAGAGCTTCTAGCGATGCTGGACGCTGCTCTCGACGCAGACTTGAACAAGGCCGAGAACACCACTTCGCTTACGGATCAAGTCCGCTGGCATCTCCGTCGGGCGCTAACTGCCGGGCGTCCGGAACTACGCAGTATCGCGCGTGATATGGCAATCAGTGAACGCTCCTTGCAGCGCCACCTGAGGCACGAAGGTCACAGCTTTAAGTCGCTGCTATCAGACACGCGACACCAACTGGCGCGCGAATACCTGGACGAGCCCGGATTTGACATCAGCGAGATCGCTTATCTTCTTGGATACGAGGACCAGGGGTCTTTCTACCGAGCTTTCCAGAAATGGGAGAGCCAGACACCGGCAGAATGGCGTAGCCGACTAACGGACAACCCAGACAAGGTGCCGATCCGGAACTAG
- a CDS encoding arylsulfatase, whose translation MTSIRAFLAATLAVFSMAIASHAQEKPNIVLINLDNFGWGEPGFNGGGIIRGSATPAMDALAEEGMRLTNFNVEAQCTPSRAALMTGRYGIRSGNHTIPVAGGVYGMTQWEITMAEMLKEAGYNTAMYGKWHLGWSEGRYPKDQGFDEFYGVESTDQTVWTSQGRWQALGLEPPHVVEGVAGQEATIAREYDLEYRAQIDGDLTDKAIDFIQRKSREDAPFFVYFALTATHTPVIPHPDFDGSTGKGVWADLLHQTDSYVGRLTAALDDTGIAENTIVIFTADNGPEAMSVGSNDIAPMAHAQGTPGPWRGTLFTPFEGSLRVPFAIRWPGKVPAGEVSNEIVHQMDLYPTLAAIAGGKVPDDRAFDGVDQSAFLLGEQEKSNRDHVIVYMGEEIYGVKWTDWKILFKENETVYADTKSYSTPRLYDLINDPGERKDVLLVYTWAAEQAMPLLGEHLATFQDYPAIPPGQPDPYEPPAQ comes from the coding sequence ATGACGTCGATTAGGGCATTTTTGGCTGCAACCTTGGCAGTGTTCTCGATGGCAATCGCCAGCCATGCGCAGGAAAAGCCAAACATCGTTTTGATCAACCTCGATAACTTCGGGTGGGGGGAACCCGGCTTTAACGGCGGCGGTATCATCCGAGGATCGGCTACACCAGCGATGGATGCTCTTGCCGAAGAGGGGATGCGCCTGACAAACTTCAATGTTGAGGCCCAGTGTACGCCCTCGCGCGCTGCGTTGATGACCGGACGTTATGGGATACGTTCCGGCAATCACACCATACCAGTCGCAGGTGGCGTCTATGGTATGACGCAGTGGGAAATCACCATGGCGGAAATGCTCAAGGAAGCGGGCTACAATACGGCCATGTATGGCAAGTGGCACCTGGGTTGGAGTGAGGGCCGCTATCCGAAGGATCAGGGGTTCGACGAGTTCTACGGCGTCGAAAGCACCGATCAGACCGTTTGGACCTCACAAGGCAGGTGGCAGGCGCTCGGCTTAGAGCCGCCCCACGTCGTGGAAGGTGTGGCCGGACAAGAAGCCACTATCGCCCGTGAGTACGACTTGGAATATCGGGCGCAGATCGATGGCGACCTGACGGACAAGGCTATTGACTTCATCCAGCGTAAGAGCCGCGAAGATGCACCGTTCTTTGTCTATTTCGCGCTGACGGCGACCCATACTCCGGTGATCCCGCATCCCGATTTCGACGGTTCAACCGGCAAGGGAGTATGGGCAGACCTCCTACACCAGACCGACAGTTACGTCGGCCGGCTGACAGCCGCCCTCGATGATACTGGAATCGCAGAAAATACTATCGTCATCTTCACCGCGGATAACGGCCCCGAAGCTATGAGCGTCGGAAGCAATGACATTGCACCGATGGCGCATGCTCAAGGGACACCGGGCCCGTGGCGGGGCACTTTGTTCACACCGTTTGAAGGCAGCCTCCGCGTACCTTTCGCGATCCGTTGGCCGGGAAAGGTTCCAGCAGGAGAGGTCAGCAACGAGATTGTCCACCAGATGGACCTCTATCCAACACTTGCTGCGATTGCCGGTGGCAAAGTGCCAGACGACCGTGCCTTTGACGGCGTGGATCAGTCGGCGTTCTTACTGGGCGAGCAGGAAAAATCCAACCGCGATCATGTCATCGTTTACATGGGGGAGGAAATCTACGGCGTGAAGTGGACCGATTGGAAGATCTTGTTCAAAGAGAACGAGACCGTCTATGCCGACACCAAGTCGTATTCGACGCCGCGCCTTTACGATCTTATCAACGATCCCGGGGAACGAAAGGACGTCTTGCTGGTTTACACGTGGGCTGCGGAGCAGGCAATGCCGCTTCTGGGTGAGCATCTTGCAACGTTCCAAGATTATCCTGCGATCCCTCCCGGGCAGCCCGATCCTTATGAGCCTCCAGCACAGTAG
- a CDS encoding DM13 domain-containing protein, producing the protein MQIDDYTTVLVWCEAFGEFITAAKYR; encoded by the coding sequence ATCCAGATCGACGACTACACCACCGTCCTCGTTTGGTGCGAAGCTTTTGGTGAGTTCATCACGGCTGCGAAGTACAGGTGA
- a CDS encoding TetR/AcrR family transcriptional regulator, with the protein MKLTEIKRKNIIEAAVEEFREQGFLGANIMRIAKRADVSSRTLYKHFENKEALFQEISKIMIERNSAMAPVGYDPDLPLDRQLVTALERYVGVITEPEAIGLNRMVIAELLRDLDRSRAFFAEFATHDYPITNLIAEAMEAGVLRKADSVYAANQLLGLVKTFFFWPEFLLGDNPAADGVMEDCVSMFLSYYKTDV; encoded by the coding sequence GTGAAACTAACTGAAATCAAAAGAAAAAATATTATCGAGGCGGCCGTTGAAGAGTTCCGGGAGCAGGGGTTTCTCGGCGCCAACATCATGCGAATTGCCAAACGCGCCGATGTTTCCAGCCGCACGCTCTACAAGCATTTCGAAAACAAGGAGGCGCTCTTCCAGGAAATCTCCAAAATCATGATTGAGCGCAATTCGGCCATGGCGCCGGTTGGGTATGATCCTGATCTGCCATTGGACCGACAGCTGGTGACAGCGCTTGAGCGTTATGTGGGCGTTATCACAGAGCCGGAGGCGATCGGGCTCAATCGCATGGTGATCGCGGAATTGCTTCGCGATCTGGATCGCTCACGGGCCTTTTTTGCCGAGTTTGCGACCCATGACTATCCCATCACCAATCTGATTGCAGAGGCTATGGAAGCGGGTGTCTTGCGAAAGGCAGACTCGGTCTATGCAGCGAACCAGCTGCTGGGCCTGGTGAAGACCTTCTTCTTCTGGCCAGAGTTTCTGCTTGGCGATAACCCCGCCGCAGATGGTGTGATGGAAGATTGCGTATCGATGTTCTTGAGTTATTACAAAACGGACGTTTGA
- a CDS encoding alpha/beta hydrolase, with protein sequence MTNQTLTVGKNAVTFKSFGVDLAGDLYLPEGFDPSKTYKAIVGASPFPQVKEQIPATYGPEMAARGFIYLGFDYLGMGDSPALPGEFKQSRYNFRLIENTWDAVSYLGTLPFVEEIYGLGVCQGGATIASAAVTDHRIKKIALVSGMMAADAFQWTDRDMANQVITASNASMQKMCETGEPDYVAPFGLNDEMSREEFVSAAAYPAMAGETYDYYGRDGVKGPVAVPNYTNMHIGDQPMQSLFSIGEAYADKIVQPTLTIYGTSASTAICSTAFVAKLTNEHEELAFDEFGHVDFYYKPEAVKASTDAAAEFFNR encoded by the coding sequence ATGACAAACCAAACTCTCACTGTCGGCAAGAACGCTGTCACTTTCAAATCCTTTGGCGTCGACCTGGCCGGCGACCTCTATTTGCCCGAAGGGTTCGATCCGTCCAAAACCTACAAGGCCATCGTGGGCGCCAGCCCGTTCCCGCAGGTCAAGGAGCAGATCCCGGCAACCTACGGCCCGGAAATGGCCGCGCGCGGATTCATCTACCTGGGCTTTGACTACCTGGGCATGGGCGACTCCCCGGCGTTGCCAGGAGAGTTTAAACAGTCACGTTACAACTTCAGGCTGATAGAAAACACCTGGGACGCGGTCTCCTATCTGGGCACGCTGCCTTTCGTTGAAGAGATCTACGGGCTGGGGGTCTGCCAGGGTGGCGCGACCATTGCTTCGGCGGCCGTGACCGATCACCGCATCAAAAAGATCGCCCTGGTTTCGGGCATGATGGCAGCGGATGCATTCCAATGGACCGACCGCGATATGGCCAATCAGGTTATCACGGCTTCGAATGCGTCGATGCAGAAGATGTGTGAAACCGGAGAGCCGGATTACGTCGCGCCCTTCGGCCTGAATGACGAAATGTCCCGCGAAGAGTTCGTCAGCGCGGCTGCTTACCCAGCGATGGCCGGCGAGACCTATGACTACTACGGTCGCGACGGCGTCAAAGGGCCGGTTGCGGTTCCCAATTATACCAACATGCATATCGGCGATCAGCCCATGCAGTCGTTGTTCTCAATCGGCGAAGCCTATGCCGACAAGATCGTGCAGCCCACATTGACCATCTACGGTACAAGCGCCTCAACGGCGATCTGCTCGACAGCCTTTGTCGCAAAGCTAACCAACGAGCATGAGGAACTGGCCTTTGACGAATTCGGGCACGTGGACTTCTACTACAAACCAGAAGCCGTAAAAGCATCCACCGACGCTGCAGCCGAGTTCTTCAACCGATAA
- a CDS encoding DUF2255 family protein, translated as MKRLNPLELMVDLPKLFVRQTIQPLRLSFRKPLTQPETQADLAKLVDHALAHEIRAGFTHRFITLLFVTVDERVFCRRYQYTEPSWHGVFLNDPAGQVKLDKTVVTINAHVPNDLASILPAIDAAYAGKLEQLGARFLLDGAIEPRAQQSTLELKLARKISG; from the coding sequence ATGAAACGTCTAAACCCCTTGGAATTGATGGTTGATTTGCCCAAGCTGTTTGTAAGGCAGACAATTCAACCATTGCGCCTGTCCTTCCGAAAACCCTTGACGCAGCCTGAAACGCAGGCTGATTTGGCAAAGTTGGTTGATCATGCACTTGCCCATGAAATTCGTGCCGGGTTCACACACCGCTTCATAACTTTATTGTTCGTGACAGTGGATGAGCGTGTGTTTTGTCGACGTTATCAATATACCGAACCATCATGGCATGGTGTTTTCCTCAACGATCCGGCTGGACAGGTAAAACTCGACAAAACCGTCGTAACCATAAATGCGCATGTACCAAACGACTTGGCCAGCATACTTCCGGCAATTGATGCGGCCTATGCTGGTAAGCTTGAACAGCTTGGTGCTCGATTTTTGTTGGATGGGGCGATCGAACCAAGAGCCCAGCAGAGCACTTTGGAGTTGAAGCTAGCAAGAAAAATATCTGGCTGA
- a CDS encoding nuclear transport factor 2 family protein, protein MSASDLCNAYLEALNRSDLDAVQAMFPTDGTVVSPLYGEQNAHEFYARLFSDTSNSKTTLLNVFAKSEDSNSVALHFKYDWTLANGKLVDFECVDVFELTKDRTKFQKLTIIYDTAPLREDFERLKT, encoded by the coding sequence ATGAGCGCATCTGATCTTTGTAATGCTTATCTCGAAGCTCTGAACAGATCCGATCTGGACGCTGTTCAAGCCATGTTCCCTACTGACGGAACGGTGGTCTCGCCGCTTTACGGGGAGCAAAACGCACACGAATTCTATGCACGGCTCTTTTCCGACACGAGCAATTCAAAAACAACGTTGCTGAATGTTTTTGCCAAATCAGAAGACAGCAATTCCGTCGCACTGCACTTCAAGTACGACTGGACATTAGCGAACGGAAAGCTGGTTGATTTCGAATGCGTCGATGTTTTCGAACTCACCAAGGATCGAACGAAGTTCCAAAAACTGACGATCATCTATGACACAGCGCCCTTGCGCGAGGATTTTGAGCGTCTGAAAACCTAG